From one Suicoccus acidiformans genomic stretch:
- a CDS encoding GNAT family N-acetyltransferase, whose product MKLSNTRLYLRPWEDADAPALYQLARNPEIGPRAGWPPHSSEAESLEIIQNFFNNEGAFAILAQDSHELLGSIALKDQEHSTLAQSPTEGELGFWIGQPFWGHGYAGEAASLLIDEAFNQRKLSTIWCAYFDGNASSKRVQEKLGFHYAFTIPASPVPMLQAFRTRHVNRLDQADWQLRS is encoded by the coding sequence ATGAAATTAAGTAATACAAGACTTTACCTACGTCCCTGGGAGGATGCTGACGCGCCGGCCTTATACCAATTGGCCCGCAATCCGGAGATTGGGCCAAGGGCAGGTTGGCCACCTCACTCAAGTGAAGCTGAAAGTTTAGAGATTATCCAGAATTTCTTTAACAATGAAGGTGCCTTTGCCATTCTTGCCCAAGACAGTCATGAATTGCTTGGCTCGATTGCTTTAAAGGACCAGGAACATTCAACTTTAGCACAGTCACCGACTGAAGGGGAACTTGGCTTTTGGATTGGGCAACCTTTCTGGGGCCATGGCTATGCTGGGGAAGCAGCTAGTTTACTGATTGACGAAGCCTTCAACCAGCGCAAGTTATCAACCATTTGGTGTGCTTATTTCGATGGAAATGCCTCCTCTAAGCGGGTTCAGGAGAAGTTAGGCTTCCATTATGCATTCACGATCCCCGCTTCGCCCGTGCCCATGTTACAAGCATTTCGCACCCGCCACGTTAACCGCCTGGACCAAGCGGACTGGCAACTGCGTTCGTAG
- the uvrB gene encoding excinuclease ABC subunit UvrB yields the protein MEKFNLKAPYQPSGDQPQAIKELVAGLNEDTKEQVLLGATGTGKTFTIANVINEVNKPTLVLAHNKTLAGQLYSELLEFFPDNAVEYFVSYYDYYQPEAYVPASDSYIEKEASINDEIDKLRHSASSALLERRDVIVVASVSCIYGLVNPEMYRDHVLSIRQGQEVSRDEIIARLIDMQFVRNDIDFQRGTFRVRGDVVEIFMASRDSEVIRVEWFGDEIERIREVDVLTGEIKNDVEHFPIYPATHFVANQEQTVRAVESIRVELEERLAELNAENKLLEAQRLEQRTNYDIEMLLEMGYTNGIENYSRHMDGRAPGEQPYTLLDFFPDDFLIVVDESHMTMPQIRGMYNGDKARKEMLIDYGFRLPSALDNRPLKLEEFEKHVNQIIYISATPGPYEMDHTDGAFVQQIIRPTGLLDPEVEVRPIKGQIDDLVSEIQKRIDRDERVFITTLTKKMSEDLTDYLKELDIKVKYLHSDIKTLERTEIIRDLRLGVFDVLVGINLLREGLDVPEVSLVAILDADKEGFLRGERALVQTIGRAARNENGYVILYADHITDSMQKAMEETERRREIQMAYNKEHGIVPKTVKKDVRDLIKITHEVEADEQSENILVQFKSLSRLQREEQMERLELEMRQYAKDLNFEAAAEMRDIIMELKAVFNKR from the coding sequence TTGGAGAAATTTAATTTGAAAGCCCCGTACCAACCAAGCGGGGACCAGCCCCAAGCCATTAAGGAATTGGTCGCTGGATTGAACGAAGATACAAAAGAACAAGTCCTACTCGGTGCAACGGGTACTGGTAAGACTTTTACGATTGCGAACGTAATTAATGAAGTGAATAAACCGACCCTTGTCCTGGCCCATAATAAGACGTTAGCCGGGCAATTATATAGTGAGTTGTTGGAATTTTTTCCGGATAATGCGGTGGAATATTTCGTATCTTACTATGATTACTATCAACCTGAAGCCTATGTGCCAGCTTCCGACTCCTATATTGAGAAGGAAGCCAGTATTAATGACGAAATTGATAAATTGCGCCACTCGGCTTCCTCAGCCTTACTCGAGCGGCGTGACGTTATTGTGGTGGCGTCTGTTTCCTGTATTTACGGTTTGGTAAATCCGGAAATGTATCGGGATCACGTTTTATCAATCCGCCAAGGTCAAGAAGTGAGCCGGGATGAAATAATTGCCCGCCTCATTGATATGCAATTTGTCCGCAATGACATCGATTTTCAACGGGGAACCTTCCGGGTGCGCGGAGATGTTGTGGAGATTTTCATGGCTTCCCGCGATTCAGAAGTCATCCGGGTTGAATGGTTTGGCGATGAGATCGAACGCATTCGTGAAGTCGATGTATTAACCGGCGAAATCAAGAATGACGTCGAACACTTCCCAATTTACCCAGCCACACACTTCGTGGCCAATCAAGAACAGACTGTCCGGGCGGTTGAATCCATTCGCGTTGAACTGGAAGAGCGTTTGGCTGAGTTGAATGCCGAGAATAAACTGCTGGAAGCCCAGCGTTTGGAGCAAAGGACGAATTATGATATTGAAATGCTGCTGGAAATGGGTTATACCAACGGAATTGAGAACTATTCTCGCCATATGGACGGTCGGGCACCGGGCGAACAGCCCTATACTTTATTGGACTTCTTCCCCGATGATTTCCTCATCGTTGTAGACGAATCGCATATGACCATGCCCCAAATTCGAGGGATGTACAATGGGGATAAGGCCCGTAAGGAAATGTTGATTGATTATGGCTTCCGTCTACCGAGTGCTTTAGACAACCGGCCATTGAAACTGGAAGAGTTCGAAAAGCACGTCAACCAGATTATTTACATTTCAGCCACGCCTGGTCCTTATGAAATGGACCACACGGACGGTGCCTTTGTCCAACAAATCATCCGTCCAACCGGTCTTTTAGATCCTGAAGTGGAAGTGCGTCCAATTAAAGGCCAAATTGACGACCTCGTCTCCGAAATTCAAAAACGTATCGACCGGGATGAGCGCGTCTTTATTACGACGTTGACGAAGAAGATGTCGGAAGACTTGACCGACTACTTAAAAGAGTTAGACATCAAAGTTAAATACTTGCACAGTGATATTAAAACCTTGGAGCGGACCGAAATCATTCGCGACCTGCGCCTCGGCGTCTTTGATGTGCTCGTGGGTATTAACTTACTTCGGGAAGGACTGGACGTGCCAGAAGTATCCTTAGTTGCGATCTTGGATGCGGACAAAGAAGGCTTCCTGCGCGGTGAACGAGCCTTAGTTCAAACCATTGGCCGGGCAGCGCGTAACGAGAATGGCTATGTTATTCTGTACGCTGATCACATTACAGACTCCATGCAGAAGGCGATGGAAGAAACAGAACGACGTCGGGAAATTCAAATGGCTTACAATAAAGAGCACGGTATTGTGCCTAAGACGGTCAAGAAAGACGTCCGTGACCTTATCAAAATCACCCACGAAGTCGAGGCAGACGAGCAATCAGAGAACATTCTGGTTCAATTCAAGAGCCTCTCACGCCTGCAAAGAGAAGAGCAGATGGAGCGCTTAGAATTAGAAATGCGCCAATACGCCAAGGATCTCAACTTCGAGGCGGCTGCCGAAATGCGGGATATTATTATGGAGTTGAAGGCTGTGTTTAATAAGCGGTAA
- a CDS encoding ABC transporter ATP-binding protein, whose amino-acid sequence METLIKVHQLNKWFHNGEQRLHVLKNISLDLYSGDFVSVMGPSGSGKSTLINVLGFLDNAYEGEYLFMGQPVQGLTDRQLSTLRNKQVGFIFQEFNLIANMNVRENVQLPLLYGGESARKALPKVEAALSKVGILDKLQAKPHELSGGQRQRVAIARALIHEPQFIIADEPTGALDTKTSQGIMAILKGLHEEGATIIMVTHDPSLQEYANRHIVIIDGQVQEVAAHESVPLIQNFQKMRTSETTQRGLADETD is encoded by the coding sequence ATGGAGACGTTAATCAAGGTTCACCAGTTAAATAAATGGTTCCACAATGGGGAACAGCGCCTGCATGTCCTCAAAAATATTTCCTTAGACTTGTATTCCGGGGATTTTGTCTCAGTCATGGGACCTTCCGGATCGGGGAAATCGACGCTTATTAACGTGCTGGGTTTTCTGGATAATGCTTATGAAGGCGAATATCTCTTCATGGGGCAACCCGTCCAAGGCTTAACGGACCGGCAACTGTCTACCTTGCGCAATAAACAAGTGGGCTTTATATTCCAAGAATTTAACTTAATTGCGAATATGAATGTTCGAGAGAATGTGCAATTACCGCTTTTATATGGCGGTGAGTCCGCCCGCAAGGCCTTGCCGAAAGTGGAAGCAGCCCTTAGTAAGGTGGGGATTTTGGATAAGTTGCAGGCGAAGCCGCATGAATTGTCTGGGGGACAGAGGCAAAGGGTGGCGATTGCCCGCGCTTTAATTCACGAACCGCAATTTATTATCGCGGATGAGCCGACCGGGGCGTTGGATACAAAGACGTCACAAGGTATTATGGCTATATTGAAAGGTTTGCATGAGGAGGGGGCGACGATTATTATGGTGACGCATGATCCGAGTCTGCAAGAATATGCTAATCGCCATATTGTCATTATCGATGGGCAAGTCCAGGAAGTCGCCGCCCACGAAAGTGTGCCCTTGATTCAGAATTTCCAGAAAATGCGTACCAGCGAGACTACACAAAGGGGGCTAGCTGATGAGACCGATTGA
- the pnp gene encoding polyribonucleotide nucleotidyltransferase has product MEKQVFETTLGGRPLSVEIGQMARQANGAALIRYGDTVVLSTAVASKKATSFDFFPLTVNYEEKMYSVGKIPGGFIKREGRPSEAATLTARLIDRPIRPMFPEGVRNEIQIVNTVLSVEHDCAPDVTAMFGSSLALAYSDIPFDGPIAGVHVGRVNGELIINPTPEQAEQSDIDLTVAGTATAINMVESSAKIVKEEDMLQALLFGHEAIKGLVAFQNKIVAQIGKEKFELTISETNPDIQAQVDAMYKEPMIDAIQTPEKKAREEAIADVMQGAMAYFEEKYLDAADLADILKSANQALQDLEKNEVRRLITKENVRPDGRKVDEIRPLASEVGLLPRVHGSALFTRGQTQALTSVTLAPLGEYQVIDGLGTEEGKRFIHHYNFPPYSVGETGRMGSPGRREIGHGALGERAMAQVIPEPEDFPYTIRLVSEILESNGSSSQASITAGSLAMMDAGIPIKAPVAGIAMGLVMDGEDYTVLTDIQGLEDALGDMDFKVAGTSEGITALQMDIKIQGITEQILTEALEQAKKARLEILDHMATTLEAPREELSPYAPKIEMMTIDPDQIKVVIGKGGETINKIIDETGVKIDIDEDGNVSIASSDQAMINRAREIITNLTKVVEVGEVYDGVVKRIEKYGAFVEILPKQDGLLHISELENHRVNKVEDILSLNDTVKVKVIEIDDRGRINLSRKVLLED; this is encoded by the coding sequence ATGGAGAAACAAGTATTTGAAACGACACTCGGTGGCCGTCCACTAAGTGTAGAAATTGGCCAAATGGCCCGCCAAGCCAATGGGGCCGCTTTAATTCGCTATGGGGACACTGTTGTCTTATCAACGGCTGTTGCCTCAAAGAAAGCAACGAGCTTTGACTTCTTCCCACTGACAGTGAACTATGAAGAGAAGATGTACTCGGTTGGGAAAATCCCTGGTGGCTTTATTAAACGGGAAGGCCGTCCTTCAGAAGCAGCAACCTTAACTGCTCGCTTAATTGACCGTCCAATTCGTCCAATGTTCCCAGAAGGCGTGCGCAATGAAATTCAAATCGTTAACACAGTCTTATCGGTCGAACATGACTGTGCGCCTGACGTGACGGCCATGTTTGGTTCGTCCTTAGCCCTTGCTTATTCCGACATTCCTTTTGACGGTCCGATTGCTGGCGTACACGTCGGTCGAGTGAATGGCGAACTGATTATCAACCCAACGCCGGAACAAGCGGAGCAATCTGATATCGACTTAACCGTTGCCGGAACTGCGACAGCTATTAATATGGTTGAAAGTTCTGCTAAAATTGTCAAAGAAGAAGACATGCTCCAAGCACTTCTATTCGGTCATGAAGCCATTAAAGGACTCGTCGCCTTCCAGAATAAGATTGTTGCACAAATTGGTAAAGAGAAATTCGAACTCACTATTAGTGAAACCAATCCAGACATCCAAGCCCAAGTGGACGCAATGTATAAAGAACCGATGATTGACGCGATTCAAACACCAGAGAAGAAAGCTCGTGAAGAAGCGATTGCGGATGTTATGCAAGGGGCCATGGCTTATTTCGAAGAGAAGTATTTAGATGCAGCGGATTTAGCCGACATCTTAAAGTCAGCTAACCAAGCCTTACAAGATTTAGAGAAGAACGAAGTACGTCGCTTAATTACGAAGGAAAATGTGCGTCCAGACGGCCGTAAAGTCGATGAAATTCGACCACTTGCTTCAGAAGTTGGCTTGCTCCCACGGGTTCATGGTTCAGCCTTATTCACACGTGGTCAAACTCAAGCGTTAACTTCCGTTACCTTGGCACCCCTTGGTGAATACCAAGTTATCGATGGACTAGGTACTGAAGAAGGCAAGCGTTTCATCCATCACTACAACTTCCCACCGTATTCCGTTGGGGAAACCGGTCGGATGGGTAGCCCAGGCCGTCGGGAAATTGGTCACGGAGCCCTCGGTGAACGGGCCATGGCACAAGTAATTCCGGAACCAGAAGACTTCCCATACACGATTCGCCTCGTATCAGAGATTCTTGAATCCAACGGCTCCTCTTCGCAAGCCAGTATTACTGCAGGTAGTTTGGCGATGATGGATGCGGGTATTCCAATTAAGGCACCCGTTGCAGGGATTGCGATGGGCCTTGTCATGGACGGAGAAGACTATACTGTCTTAACAGATATTCAGGGCTTAGAAGATGCCCTCGGCGATATGGACTTTAAAGTAGCCGGAACATCCGAAGGAATCACCGCCTTACAAATGGACATCAAAATCCAAGGCATCACTGAACAAATCCTTACCGAAGCCCTTGAACAAGCCAAAAAAGCGCGCTTAGAAATTCTAGACCATATGGCAACAACCCTTGAAGCTCCACGCGAAGAGTTAAGTCCATACGCACCGAAGATTGAAATGATGACCATCGATCCAGACCAAATTAAGGTTGTCATCGGTAAAGGTGGTGAAACCATCAATAAGATTATCGACGAAACCGGCGTTAAGATTGATATTGATGAAGATGGTAATGTATCCATCGCCTCCAGCGACCAAGCGATGATTAACCGCGCCCGCGAAATTATAACAAACTTAACCAAAGTAGTTGAAGTCGGTGAAGTTTATGACGGCGTGGTTAAACGGATTGAGAAATACGGAGCTTTCGTTGAAATCTTACCGAAACAAGACGGACTCCTCCATATTTCAGAATTAGAAAATCACCGCGTGAATAAAGTAGAAGACATCTTAAGCTTGAACGATACAGTAAAAGTCAAAGTTATTGAAATTGATGACCGGGGACGCATTAACTTATCACGCAAAGTGTTATTAGAAGATTAA
- a CDS encoding acyltransferase family protein, with translation MNQSLRLNAFDGAKGIAILGVILYHLFPQVFQGGFLFVNTFLVFAGYFFAYKMEKDQKVGQPIAWQALGRYVKTTLERLFIPLFWLILLILVGLYFLNRNELQYIKNDVISGLTFTNNIYQILADKSYFVQMAEASPFTHLWYNAIYLQSFLISVPLTLLTNKIKLNVPAKGLVWTVIAVLSYMLSVFLYEPGGDPSRVYYGLDTRFSSFAIGIAGAYLLPSILNFTRQWRWRRFFYNISALVILIVFFYLSFYASDQADITYVVWMPFFSFLSMFFALLITIRTPIASGFFDLKPLAALGRRSYTYYLWYYPVIVFYLGFYRELGENRMLINALSIVTILGLGEVFYRIIERADIRIWFGNHLQPLVDIKDMWASLFRNRSFLYKLPVFILYIAMLVVFVRSFTLLDNDKRLAQFKLEYQLYQTSTNVQDNAYPQERPLISIKEGNQKLDKDLDVAFLGEKAFEDPIREIQRVNRTLSGNIEALNEIISENQELLADVAETMPIVAEYLSPQEIKFATEVPVTIFGDSLALLSGPVALNLFQNGNSWGQASLQIWDAIPIYEEMIRDGEIQENVVIILGTNASLDKASVDDMVELSGDRQVFFVNTNSRVEHIAEVNEIIRQASETYDNVHEIDWYSFQQGHPEWYMEDEVHHSIEGMEYFTILTARKLYEVLGGQN, from the coding sequence ATGAACCAGTCATTACGATTGAATGCCTTTGACGGCGCCAAGGGGATCGCGATTCTTGGTGTAATCCTGTATCATTTGTTCCCGCAAGTATTCCAGGGAGGCTTTCTTTTTGTCAATACATTCTTAGTTTTTGCTGGTTATTTCTTTGCATACAAGATGGAGAAGGACCAGAAGGTGGGACAGCCGATTGCTTGGCAAGCTTTGGGGCGTTATGTGAAGACGACCTTGGAGCGTTTGTTTATTCCACTTTTTTGGCTGATTTTGTTGATTCTGGTGGGATTGTATTTCTTGAACCGCAACGAATTGCAGTATATTAAGAATGATGTCATTTCCGGACTGACCTTTACAAATAATATTTATCAGATTCTTGCCGACAAATCATATTTCGTACAAATGGCTGAAGCATCGCCTTTCACGCATTTGTGGTATAACGCGATTTACTTGCAGTCCTTTCTGATTTCGGTACCGCTAACCTTACTTACTAATAAAATAAAACTCAATGTCCCAGCTAAAGGACTCGTGTGGACTGTTATTGCGGTTTTGAGTTATATGCTATCGGTCTTCTTATACGAGCCGGGTGGTGATCCTTCGCGGGTCTATTACGGTTTAGATACGCGATTCTCTTCTTTTGCCATAGGCATTGCGGGTGCGTATTTATTACCTTCGATTTTAAACTTTACCCGACAATGGCGCTGGCGGCGTTTCTTCTATAATATATCAGCCTTAGTCATTCTGATTGTATTCTTTTACTTGTCTTTTTATGCCAGTGACCAAGCTGATATTACCTATGTGGTATGGATGCCGTTTTTTAGCTTCTTGAGCATGTTTTTTGCCTTGCTGATTACGATTCGAACACCGATTGCATCGGGATTTTTTGATTTGAAACCTTTGGCGGCCTTAGGAAGGCGTTCCTATACGTATTATCTGTGGTACTATCCGGTCATTGTCTTCTACCTTGGTTTTTACCGCGAACTAGGCGAGAACCGGATGCTTATCAACGCTTTGAGTATTGTCACCATATTGGGGCTTGGTGAAGTTTTTTATCGCATCATTGAGCGCGCAGATATTCGTATTTGGTTTGGGAATCATCTGCAACCCTTGGTCGATATTAAGGACATGTGGGCGTCCCTTTTCCGTAATCGCAGTTTCTTATACAAATTACCGGTATTTATCCTTTATATTGCTATGCTTGTCGTTTTTGTTCGCTCATTTACACTTTTGGACAATGATAAACGCTTGGCGCAATTTAAATTAGAATATCAACTTTACCAAACATCAACCAATGTGCAGGATAATGCCTATCCGCAAGAACGTCCGCTTATTTCTATCAAAGAAGGCAATCAGAAGCTTGACAAAGATTTGGACGTAGCCTTCCTGGGTGAGAAAGCTTTTGAAGATCCTATTCGTGAAATTCAGCGGGTCAATCGCACACTTTCGGGCAATATTGAAGCGTTGAACGAGATCATTTCCGAGAATCAGGAACTACTGGCTGATGTCGCGGAAACTATGCCTATTGTAGCGGAGTATTTAAGTCCACAGGAGATTAAATTTGCGACAGAAGTACCGGTGACGATTTTTGGGGATTCTTTGGCTTTGTTATCAGGACCGGTTGCCTTGAACTTATTCCAGAACGGGAATTCTTGGGGGCAGGCGAGCTTGCAAATTTGGGATGCGATTCCGATTTACGAAGAGATGATTCGCGATGGCGAGATTCAAGAGAATGTGGTCATTATTCTGGGAACGAATGCGTCCTTGGATAAGGCTTCGGTTGATGATATGGTTGAATTATCCGGAGATCGCCAAGTATTCTTTGTCAATACGAATTCACGGGTTGAGCATATTGCGGAAGTGAATGAAATTATTCGTCAGGCAAGTGAAACTTATGACAATGTGCATGAAATCGATTGGTATAGCTTCCAGCAAGGTCATCCTGAGTGGTATATGGAAGATGAAGTGCACCATAGTATTGAAGGGATGGAGTATTTCACAATACTGACCGCACGAAAATTATATGAAGTCCTCGGCGGACAAAATTAA
- a CDS encoding CAT RNA binding domain-containing protein — protein sequence MRVIRVLNNNAIQASGDHQEEVVVMGRVFSGELTWWNCTTLVKLLQTTVVGLNHVSEVAEEYRGRLAPRQ from the coding sequence GTGCGAGTCATCCGAGTGTTAAACAATAATGCCATTCAAGCAAGTGGGGATCATCAGGAAGAAGTAGTTGTGATGGGGCGGGTGTTTAGTGGAGAACTGACGTGGTGGAACTGTACCACGCTAGTGAAATTACTCCAGACTACCGTGGTAGGTTTGAACCACGTAAGTGAAGTGGCCGAAGAATATCGTGGTAGACTTGCACCACGCCAGTGA
- a CDS encoding ABC transporter permease: MRPIELLKASFATLLMNLRRTFLTMIGIIIGIAAVITILSIGAGFQQKTLNSLAKDAQGRRSQEFFFNVTQYQGDFTQLTAFSDKNIAYIEDLPGVDEASLMGSDVKQEYMNIKLHNQQNYHMVGLEDASHERILAGRNLHSGDSKAKLAYTIISEQVAREYFGSIEEALNRALSFDGNAYTVVGVYQQELPMENPLVMMEEPAQAIIPMGTYQRYILGGGYNYGMTVYFTDEADMKQLSRNIADYLKEEGSGKNNGTYEYFDRTEMMDQIGQQLRMITYFIAAIAGISLFIAGVGVMNMMYISVSERTKEIGIRRALGATKGSIQGQFLLEGIVITSFGGVLGYLFGLLCASVISRFLPFAAVFEVQTALASVLISVIIGVIFSVFPARQAAQKNVVEILR; encoded by the coding sequence ATGAGACCGATTGAACTACTCAAAGCTTCTTTTGCAACCTTGCTCATGAATTTACGACGCACCTTCTTAACGATGATTGGTATTATTATCGGTATTGCAGCCGTTATTACAATTCTCAGTATTGGTGCTGGCTTCCAGCAGAAAACACTGAATTCTTTGGCTAAAGATGCCCAAGGACGTCGGAGCCAGGAATTTTTCTTTAATGTCACCCAATATCAGGGAGATTTTACACAACTGACTGCCTTTTCCGATAAGAATATTGCTTATATCGAGGATTTACCAGGAGTGGACGAAGCGTCCCTTATGGGTAGCGATGTGAAGCAAGAGTATATGAATATTAAGTTACATAACCAGCAAAATTACCATATGGTGGGTCTCGAAGATGCCAGTCATGAGCGAATTCTGGCCGGCCGTAATTTGCACAGTGGGGACTCCAAGGCGAAGTTGGCTTATACCATTATTAGCGAGCAAGTAGCGCGGGAATATTTCGGCAGTATTGAAGAAGCTCTGAATCGGGCGCTTTCATTCGATGGCAATGCTTATACGGTAGTGGGAGTTTACCAGCAAGAGCTACCCATGGAGAATCCTTTGGTCATGATGGAAGAGCCTGCCCAAGCGATTATTCCTATGGGCACCTACCAGCGTTACATTCTCGGGGGAGGTTATAACTATGGCATGACCGTTTATTTCACCGACGAAGCCGACATGAAGCAGCTGAGTCGCAATATTGCTGACTACTTGAAAGAAGAAGGCAGTGGCAAAAATAACGGAACCTATGAATACTTTGACCGCACCGAAATGATGGACCAAATTGGCCAGCAACTGCGCATGATTACATACTTCATCGCAGCGATTGCCGGTATTTCCCTTTTTATCGCAGGTGTTGGCGTCATGAATATGATGTATATCTCCGTTTCCGAGCGCACCAAAGAAATCGGTATTCGCCGGGCACTCGGTGCAACCAAAGGCTCCATTCAAGGCCAATTCCTCCTCGAAGGCATTGTTATCACCAGCTTTGGTGGCGTCCTCGGCTACCTCTTCGGCTTACTATGCGCCAGCGTCATTAGCCGCTTCCTGCCTTTTGCAGCCGTCTTCGAAGTGCAGACAGCCTTAGCCAGCGTTCTCATTTCCGTCATCATCGGCGTCATCTTCAGCGTCTTCCCCGCCCGACAAGCCGCCCAGAAGAACGTCGTCGAAATCCTTCGTTAA
- a CDS encoding M20 metallopeptidase family protein, whose translation MLTHLKHLIAAKGDKLVAYRRYLHQHPELSWEEYEITDWLASQLDALGIPYQRLDRTGLVGEIKGSQPGKTILLRADIDGLPVTENTTHNFPSKRPGKMHACGHDAHMAMLLVALEALNEINDNLQGHVRFLFQPAEEVGQGAKYALSQGVTEGVSNVFGIHIWSPLPTGKISGHRGPQWTAADHFTIRFIGKGGHASEPENTVDSAVMAAQFISNAQAIVAREVNPQQPAVVTIGKVNTVDGAFNIISEETVIEGTVRTFHQEARDVVERAMHSYAEHIAAMYGGQADVNYDRILDAVVNEEQSSDLLLEIVERQFGQEAIAEEKLIMASEDFGFYTTQAPGAFAAVGCGNVAKGAHYSHHNARFDIDEDALVYGAILHASYAYAYLKQDKF comes from the coding sequence ATGTTAACGCATCTTAAACATCTAATTGCAGCCAAAGGCGATAAACTCGTCGCCTACCGCCGCTACTTACATCAACATCCTGAATTATCTTGGGAAGAATACGAGATAACTGACTGGCTTGCCAGCCAACTCGATGCCTTAGGCATCCCCTACCAACGCCTGGACCGTACCGGCTTAGTCGGTGAAATTAAAGGGAGTCAGCCAGGTAAAACCATTCTGCTTCGGGCAGATATTGACGGCCTGCCAGTCACCGAGAACACTACTCACAACTTCCCCTCCAAGCGCCCTGGGAAGATGCATGCTTGTGGCCACGACGCTCATATGGCCATGCTTCTCGTCGCTTTGGAAGCCCTCAACGAAATTAACGATAATCTCCAGGGACATGTGCGTTTCCTCTTCCAACCTGCTGAAGAAGTCGGTCAAGGGGCGAAATATGCCTTATCACAAGGCGTTACGGAAGGTGTCTCCAACGTCTTTGGAATACATATTTGGAGTCCCCTTCCAACCGGCAAAATATCTGGCCACAGAGGGCCCCAATGGACTGCAGCAGATCATTTCACCATCCGTTTCATTGGCAAAGGTGGTCATGCCTCCGAACCCGAGAATACTGTAGACTCCGCAGTCATGGCAGCACAATTTATTAGCAACGCCCAAGCAATAGTTGCCCGGGAAGTGAATCCCCAACAACCCGCCGTGGTCACCATCGGCAAAGTCAATACAGTCGATGGCGCCTTCAACATCATTAGTGAAGAAACAGTTATTGAAGGCACTGTCCGCACCTTCCACCAAGAAGCCCGCGATGTTGTTGAACGGGCCATGCACAGCTACGCAGAGCATATTGCTGCTATGTACGGAGGCCAAGCAGACGTCAATTATGACCGCATATTAGACGCTGTAGTCAATGAAGAGCAGTCGTCTGATCTTTTGTTAGAAATTGTTGAAAGGCAATTTGGCCAAGAAGCCATAGCGGAAGAGAAACTCATCATGGCGTCTGAAGACTTTGGTTTCTATACGACCCAAGCCCCTGGTGCCTTTGCTGCAGTGGGTTGCGGCAACGTCGCCAAGGGAGCGCATTATTCCCATCACAACGCCCGCTTTGATATTGATGAAGATGCATTAGTGTACGGCGCCATTCTACACGCCTCCTATGCCTATGCCTACTTAAAGCAGGATAAATTTTAA
- the rpsT gene encoding 30S ribosomal protein S20, which produces MANSRQATKRARQNLTKAENNNVQVTKMRTAIKKVHVAVETGEGDKDALFREAMKQIDRSATKGLIHNNKANRDKAKLAKLVQA; this is translated from the coding sequence ATGGCAAACTCTAGACAAGCAACAAAACGCGCACGCCAAAACTTGACTAAAGCTGAAAACAACAATGTTCAAGTAACGAAAATGCGTACTGCGATTAAAAAAGTTCACGTAGCTGTTGAAACAGGTGAAGGTGACAAAGACGCCCTTTTCCGTGAAGCGATGAAACAAATTGACCGCTCAGCAACGAAAGGTCTTATTCACAACAACAAAGCAAACCGTGACAAAGCTAAATTGGCTAAATTAGTTCAAGCTTAA
- the rpsO gene encoding 30S ribosomal protein S15, producing MALSKERKEQIIAEYATHEGDTGSPEVQIALLTADINSLNEHIHEHSKDYHSYRGLMKKIGHRRNLLAYLRDKDISRYRELIQRLGLRR from the coding sequence ATGGCATTATCAAAAGAGCGTAAAGAACAAATTATCGCTGAATATGCAACTCATGAAGGGGACACTGGTTCTCCAGAGGTCCAAATCGCATTGTTAACAGCTGATATTAACTCATTGAACGAACACATTCATGAGCACAGTAAAGATTACCATTCATACCGTGGTTTGATGAAGAAAATCGGTCATCGTCGTAATCTGTTAGCATACTTGCGTGATAAAGATATTAGCCGCTACCGTGAGTTAATCCAACGCCTTGGATTACGTCGCTAA